From Brochothrix thermosphacta DSM 20171 = FSL F6-1036, a single genomic window includes:
- a CDS encoding SulP family inorganic anion transporter, giving the protein MLLSIKRDEWLGNVKNDLLGGLVTAVALIPEVIGFAIIAGVNPMTALFASVITAIVTSLTGGRPAMMSAAAGSMALVMVVLIKNHGIEYMIAATILTGVFQLLFGYLGIHKLMRFISKPVMMGFVNALALLIFLAQIQQLEHQNGTTYAVVGITVVLMYVLPRVTRAVPPALIIIVAMTCIALMPQLQLQTVGDLGEMTGVLALPGIPMVPFTFETLVIITPTALALAFVGLMESLLTLPLINKMTGTLGDNKREVKSQGLANIITGFFGGPAGCAMIGQAVINVESGGRKRLSTLTAGLTLFILIVFFKDVMVQIPTAALIGIMIVVAVKTFSWSSLREPPHLPATETAIMVVTVILVVYTHNLAIGILVGVLLSMVIFIVQLANINVSRENKTVKVTGPLFFVSAQTMITYFENITLEDGMRLDLSEAPIWDKAGRDAVITIRHLFEEADLSLEVTTSATDSEERRN; this is encoded by the coding sequence ATGTTACTAAGTATCAAACGAGACGAGTGGCTCGGAAATGTAAAAAATGATCTGCTAGGTGGATTAGTGACGGCGGTTGCTTTAATACCGGAAGTGATTGGTTTTGCGATTATTGCAGGGGTTAATCCAATGACAGCACTATTTGCCTCAGTGATTACAGCGATTGTTACTTCTTTAACAGGGGGACGACCAGCGATGATGTCAGCAGCAGCAGGCTCAATGGCACTAGTAATGGTCGTGTTAATTAAAAATCATGGTATCGAGTATATGATTGCAGCCACCATTTTAACAGGGGTTTTCCAGTTGTTATTCGGTTATTTAGGGATACATAAATTAATGCGGTTCATTTCAAAACCTGTAATGATGGGATTTGTAAATGCCTTGGCATTATTGATTTTTTTAGCGCAAATTCAACAATTGGAGCATCAAAATGGAACAACTTATGCGGTGGTAGGAATTACGGTTGTGTTGATGTATGTTTTACCACGTGTCACTCGTGCCGTGCCACCCGCATTAATTATTATTGTAGCGATGACGTGTATTGCATTGATGCCGCAACTACAATTACAAACAGTTGGTGATTTAGGCGAGATGACGGGTGTCTTAGCTTTACCAGGTATTCCAATGGTACCGTTCACTTTTGAAACATTGGTAATTATAACGCCAACGGCACTTGCACTCGCTTTTGTTGGCTTAATGGAATCGTTGTTGACCTTACCGCTGATTAATAAAATGACGGGAACGCTGGGTGATAATAAACGCGAAGTGAAGTCACAAGGGTTAGCAAATATCATCACAGGTTTCTTTGGAGGCCCTGCTGGTTGTGCAATGATTGGCCAAGCAGTCATCAATGTGGAATCGGGTGGAAGAAAACGGCTCTCAACACTTACTGCCGGGTTGACCTTATTCATTTTAATTGTATTTTTCAAAGATGTGATGGTTCAAATACCAACAGCAGCCTTGATTGGCATTATGATTGTGGTTGCTGTTAAAACCTTTAGTTGGTCAAGCTTACGAGAACCCCCCCATTTGCCAGCAACTGAGACTGCTATAATGGTCGTTACAGTAATACTTGTTGTCTACACACACAATCTCGCAATTGGTATTTTGGTAGGTGTATTGTTAAGCATGGTGATTTTTATCGTTCAATTAGCAAACATTAATGTTTCACGTGAAAATAAAACTGTGAAAGTTACGGGACCGCTATTTTTTGTTTCGGCCCAAACGATGATCACTTATTTTGAGAACATAACACTAGAAGATGGGATGCGACTTGATTTGTCAGAGGCACCTATCTGGGATAAAGCAGGAAGAGATGCTGTGATAACGATTCGACATCTATTTGAGGAGGCGGATTTGTCATTAGAAGTGACGACCTCTGCTACAGATAGTGAGGAACGACGCAATTAA
- the celB gene encoding PTS cellobiose transporter subunit IIC: MNGWIDKFAEKMMPLAAKLGQNRYLTVLRDAFMLAFPLTMFGSLVVVLNNLPFWPENVSLQLNTLLGNGQNATMSIMTVFVAFGIGYYLTKSYGEDGVFGGVVALASFLILTPFFFETAEGAAVTGALSLDRLGAKGMFIGMIAAFIAAEIYVRITKKGITIKMPNGVPEAVSRSFAALIPAITTLTVFLLLNAAVNGFFNTNLHDVVYTIIQKPLVGLGSGLPATLVALLFAQLLWFFGLHGQVIVNSVMDPIWQTLSLENLAAYKLGDELPHIISKSFMETYTVGLGGSGMTLAVVLMMAFFFKNKQMKEIGRLALAPGVFNVNEPVIFGLPIVLNATIMIPWVITPLIVTSFNYAVMALGIFPIPTGVTVPWTVPIFLSGMMATNSVMGGILQLLDLVIVVLCWFPFLKIFEKVNASTKL, translated from the coding sequence ATGAATGGATGGATTGATAAATTTGCTGAGAAAATGATGCCGTTGGCTGCTAAATTAGGCCAAAATCGTTATTTAACTGTTCTGAGAGATGCTTTTATGTTGGCATTTCCATTAACAATGTTTGGTTCACTTGTCGTTGTATTAAATAACTTACCTTTTTGGCCCGAAAATGTTTCATTACAACTGAATACATTATTGGGGAATGGTCAAAATGCAACAATGTCTATCATGACAGTATTTGTAGCATTTGGTATTGGGTATTATCTTACTAAATCCTATGGTGAAGATGGTGTATTTGGTGGTGTCGTCGCCTTAGCATCTTTCTTAATTCTTACTCCATTTTTCTTCGAAACAGCAGAAGGCGCAGCGGTTACAGGTGCACTTTCACTTGACCGATTAGGTGCAAAAGGGATGTTTATCGGAATGATAGCCGCATTCATTGCTGCAGAAATATATGTGCGCATCACTAAAAAAGGTATTACGATTAAGATGCCAAATGGCGTACCTGAGGCAGTTAGCCGCTCTTTTGCTGCGTTAATTCCTGCGATTACAACATTGACCGTATTCTTGCTTTTAAATGCTGCTGTCAATGGCTTTTTTAACACAAACTTACACGATGTTGTATACACAATTATACAAAAACCGCTTGTTGGATTAGGTAGTGGTTTACCTGCAACATTAGTCGCACTTTTATTTGCTCAGTTGTTATGGTTTTTCGGCTTGCATGGCCAAGTGATTGTGAACTCGGTAATGGACCCGATTTGGCAAACACTGTCACTAGAAAATTTAGCAGCCTACAAATTAGGTGATGAATTACCACATATTATTTCTAAATCATTTATGGAAACGTATACAGTTGGTTTAGGTGGTTCTGGTATGACATTGGCCGTTGTATTAATGATGGCGTTTTTCTTTAAAAATAAACAGATGAAAGAAATTGGTCGTTTAGCTCTAGCGCCAGGGGTTTTTAATGTGAATGAACCGGTTATTTTTGGACTTCCAATTGTTTTGAACGCGACGATTATGATTCCGTGGGTAATCACACCACTCATTGTTACCTCTTTCAACTATGCGGTCATGGCACTAGGAATCTTCCCGATTCCAACAGGAGTTACAGTACCTTGGACAGTTCCAATTTTCTTAAGTGGGATGATGGCAACTAACTCAGTGATGGGTGGGATTTTACAACTACTCGATCTTGTTATTGTTGTCCTATGCTGGTTCCCATTCTTGAAAATATTTGAAAAGGTCAATGCTTCAACAAAGTTATAA
- a CDS encoding glycoside hydrolase family 1 protein has translation MMKYNFPKDFWWGSAVSGPQTEGVFPGDNKGDSTWDYWYKQKPELFFDQVGPEKTSYTYLRFKEDVQLLKETGHNSFRTSIQWSRLIPTGDGEVNQDAVRFYNEYIDELIANDIEPFINLYHFDMPMSLMEKGGWESRATVEAYVRYAKICFELFGDRVKKWFTNNEPIVPVEGGYLYQFHYPAIVDLRKAIQVGYHENLASAMAISAYRQLNLDGEIGIILNLTPSYPRDVNNPEDVKASIICDAFFNRSFLDPAIKGTFPQELIDIVKELGMLPEYEANDLDIIKENTVDLLGVNYYHPRRVKAKETPNNPLIPMPDDYFDMYDMPNKKMNPYRGWEIYERGVYDLLINLRDNYGNIPCFISENGMGVENEARFIKEDGSIEDDYRIDFVAGHLRYVHDALQEGSNVKGYHMWTAIDNWSWTNAYKNRYGFVSVDIDNEGKRTIKKSGHWFKTVADNNGFDN, from the coding sequence ATGATGAAATATAATTTTCCAAAAGATTTTTGGTGGGGTTCAGCGGTAAGTGGCCCACAAACTGAAGGGGTATTCCCTGGTGATAATAAAGGTGACAGTACATGGGATTATTGGTATAAACAAAAGCCAGAACTGTTTTTTGATCAAGTTGGACCTGAAAAAACATCGTATACCTATTTGCGTTTCAAAGAAGATGTTCAATTGTTAAAAGAAACAGGACATAATTCCTTTCGAACATCTATTCAGTGGAGTCGTTTAATTCCAACGGGTGACGGAGAAGTTAATCAGGATGCGGTTCGTTTTTACAACGAATACATTGACGAACTGATAGCGAATGATATTGAGCCTTTTATCAATTTATATCATTTTGATATGCCAATGTCATTGATGGAAAAAGGCGGTTGGGAAAGTCGTGCAACAGTTGAGGCGTATGTGCGTTATGCTAAAATCTGTTTTGAATTATTTGGCGATCGTGTCAAAAAATGGTTCACCAATAATGAACCGATTGTACCCGTCGAAGGCGGTTATCTTTACCAATTTCATTACCCAGCAATCGTTGATTTACGCAAAGCGATACAAGTTGGGTACCATGAGAATTTAGCAAGTGCGATGGCAATTTCGGCTTATCGTCAATTAAATCTTGATGGAGAAATTGGTATTATTTTAAACCTCACACCTAGCTATCCTCGTGATGTTAATAATCCAGAGGATGTAAAGGCGTCAATTATTTGTGATGCGTTCTTCAATCGTTCGTTTTTAGATCCGGCTATTAAGGGTACCTTTCCACAAGAACTCATTGATATTGTAAAAGAGTTAGGTATGCTCCCCGAATATGAAGCAAATGATTTAGACATTATTAAGGAGAATACGGTGGATTTATTAGGTGTTAATTATTACCATCCTCGCCGTGTGAAAGCGAAGGAAACACCAAACAATCCTTTAATACCAATGCCTGATGATTACTTTGATATGTACGATATGCCAAATAAAAAAATGAATCCTTACCGCGGTTGGGAAATATATGAACGCGGCGTTTACGACTTATTAATTAATCTTCGCGACAATTATGGTAATATTCCATGTTTTATTTCAGAAAATGGAATGGGTGTCGAAAACGAAGCGCGCTTTATAAAAGAAGATGGCAGTATAGAAGATGATTACCGAATTGATTTTGTGGCGGGACATCTCCGTTATGTTCATGATGCACTGCAAGAAGGCAGTAATGTGAAGGGGTATCACATGTGGACAGCAATTGATAACTGGTCATGGACTAATGCTTATAAGAACCGTTATGGCTTTGTGTCTGTCGATATCGACAATGAGGGGAAACGAACAATTAAGAAAAGTGGTCACTGGTTTAAAACTGTTGCTGACAATAATGGGTTTGATAATTAG
- a CDS encoding beta-glucoside-specific PTS transporter subunit IIABC: MKYTNTAKEILKTVGGEDNIESLVHCMTRLRFVLKDESQADDAYMKNIPGVMGVMKKGGQYQVIMGNDVASYFKELQKISTFSTNANTTSSKKKNPFEAFVDIISSCMSPLIPALLGGGMIKVLLILLPLMGLLDAKGQTYTILAFFGDAPFYFLPIMLAYTAAIKFNVTPMLAVSVAGIMLHPNFAAMVTAGDPVFLFGIPVTLASYSSSVIPILIMVWLMQYIESFFEKIIPTAIKSFMKPLLIILISGFLALVVVGPLGTYAGELLSTIILGIQDKAGWLALGLMAAFMPLIIMTGMHWAFAPIFLIASPATPDILILPAMLASNIAQGAATLAVSLKAKNKNLKQISAAASISALVAGVTEPALYGVNLKLKKPLYAAMISGGIVGIYIGITGLKSFAFAVPSVVSLPQFIGGGSNINIFNALVVTVGSFLLTFILTWIFGFDEEPENAPVPNSDAENTVQSGSGDTKKIAAPTSGKVVPLEKVADTVFSEKMMGDGIAILPDDNTFVAPFNGTVTTVFPTKHAIGLTSDSGIELLIHIGLETVSLDGKFFTTFVEAGDTITEGQKLVEVALDQLIAAGYDITTPVIVTNTDAYIDIISKDVTTIKKSETILYVV, translated from the coding sequence ATGAAATATACAAATACTGCAAAAGAAATACTCAAAACGGTCGGTGGCGAAGATAATATTGAATCATTAGTACACTGTATGACTCGCTTACGCTTTGTATTAAAAGATGAATCACAAGCAGATGATGCTTATATGAAAAATATCCCAGGCGTGATGGGTGTAATGAAAAAAGGTGGCCAATATCAAGTCATCATGGGGAATGATGTCGCTTCTTATTTTAAAGAGTTACAAAAAATAAGCACGTTCAGTACCAATGCCAACACAACCAGTTCAAAAAAGAAAAATCCATTTGAAGCTTTTGTCGATATCATTTCTAGTTGTATGTCGCCTCTGATTCCAGCATTACTAGGTGGTGGGATGATTAAAGTTTTACTCATTCTGTTGCCACTAATGGGACTGTTAGATGCAAAGGGACAAACGTATACTATTTTGGCATTTTTTGGTGATGCGCCCTTCTATTTCTTACCGATTATGTTAGCTTATACTGCTGCTATCAAATTTAATGTCACACCAATGCTCGCTGTCAGCGTTGCTGGCATCATGCTTCATCCAAATTTTGCGGCTATGGTAACTGCAGGAGATCCAGTCTTTCTATTTGGAATACCTGTGACACTTGCTTCCTATTCTTCATCCGTTATCCCGATTTTAATAATGGTCTGGTTAATGCAATACATCGAATCTTTTTTCGAAAAAATAATCCCGACTGCTATTAAAAGTTTTATGAAACCTTTACTCATTATTTTGATTTCTGGTTTCTTAGCTCTTGTTGTCGTAGGTCCATTAGGTACGTATGCAGGCGAGTTACTTTCAACAATTATTCTTGGCATTCAAGATAAAGCAGGCTGGCTTGCACTTGGATTGATGGCTGCCTTTATGCCTCTTATCATCATGACAGGTATGCATTGGGCATTTGCACCGATCTTTTTAATTGCCTCACCTGCAACACCCGATATTTTAATTTTGCCAGCAATGTTAGCTTCTAATATTGCGCAAGGTGCTGCTACTTTAGCTGTTTCACTTAAAGCGAAAAATAAAAACTTAAAACAAATTTCAGCAGCCGCAAGTATTTCTGCGTTAGTCGCCGGTGTTACCGAACCAGCTCTTTATGGCGTTAACCTTAAGTTGAAAAAACCACTGTATGCGGCAATGATATCAGGCGGGATAGTCGGTATTTATATTGGCATTACTGGATTAAAATCGTTTGCCTTTGCAGTGCCTTCTGTTGTTTCTTTACCACAATTTATCGGGGGCGGTAGTAATATTAACATCTTTAATGCGCTTGTTGTCACTGTCGGTTCGTTCCTCCTCACATTTATCCTTACATGGATTTTTGGTTTTGATGAGGAACCAGAAAACGCGCCGGTCCCAAACTCGGACGCTGAAAATACGGTGCAATCTGGCAGTGGCGATACAAAAAAAATTGCTGCCCCAACTTCTGGTAAAGTCGTACCGTTAGAAAAAGTAGCTGATACGGTTTTTTCTGAAAAAATGATGGGTGATGGTATTGCGATTCTCCCTGATGATAATACTTTCGTAGCACCCTTCAATGGTACAGTTACCACAGTCTTCCCTACAAAACACGCCATTGGTTTAACTAGCGATAGCGGCATTGAACTCTTGATTCATATCGGACTTGAGACCGTTTCATTGGATGGGAAATTTTTCACAACTTTTGTTGAAGCTGGTGACACAATTACTGAAGGTCAAAAACTCGTAGAAGTGGCGTTAGACCAACTTATTGCCGCAGGTTATGACATAACTACACCAGTTATAGTGACAAATACAGACGCTTATATTGATATCATTTCAAAAGATGTGACAACTATTAAAAAATCAGAAACCATTTTATATGTGGTCTAA
- the licT gene encoding BglG family transcription antiterminator LicT: MIIKRVLNNNTVISTNKSGFDILVMGRGIAFGKKKNHEIDMELVEKTFLLRDKSMQNKFTELLLDVPMEHILVAETVINFGKIKLGKALNEIIYVNLTDHIHSAVERYNTGIILKNPLRWDIKRFYPDEYAIGEKAIEIVQKNLGVQFEIDEAAFIAIHFVNAEEGKSFDYAYEIAEITKNIENIIKEKYRTEFDETSLDYYRFITHVKFFAQRILTSDHYDDEDSELLMILKEKYRNEYECAILIHDYVEKTFDYPLSSTELLYLTAHIRRITKNL, translated from the coding sequence ATGATAATAAAGCGTGTACTTAATAATAATACAGTTATTTCGACCAACAAGAGTGGGTTTGATATCCTTGTCATGGGACGAGGCATTGCCTTTGGTAAGAAAAAAAATCATGAAATCGATATGGAATTAGTTGAAAAAACGTTTTTATTAAGAGATAAATCGATGCAAAATAAATTCACAGAGCTATTGCTTGATGTGCCGATGGAGCATATATTAGTCGCTGAGACCGTTATAAACTTCGGGAAAATCAAGCTCGGAAAAGCCCTCAATGAAATTATTTACGTCAACCTAACCGATCATATACACTCTGCTGTCGAACGTTATAACACAGGAATAATTTTAAAAAACCCTTTGCGTTGGGATATCAAACGCTTCTATCCTGATGAATATGCGATTGGAGAAAAAGCGATTGAAATTGTCCAAAAAAATTTAGGTGTTCAGTTTGAGATAGATGAAGCCGCTTTTATTGCCATTCATTTTGTGAATGCTGAAGAGGGGAAATCCTTCGATTATGCCTATGAAATTGCTGAAATTACAAAAAACATTGAAAATATTATTAAAGAAAAATACCGTACGGAGTTTGATGAAACATCACTTGATTATTACCGTTTCATAACGCATGTGAAATTTTTTGCACAACGTATTTTAACGAGTGACCATTATGATGATGAAGACTCTGAATTACTCATGATTTTAAAAGAAAAATATCGCAATGAATATGAATGTGCCATTCTTATTCATGATTATGTTGAAAAAACATTTGATTACCCTCTTAGTTCAACAGAATTATTATATTTAACCGCACACATTCGACGTATCACTAAAAATTTATAA
- a CDS encoding PTS sugar transporter subunit IIB yields MPEKTIMLACSAGMSTSLLVTKMQAAAKEQGLDAKIYAVSVSEVPQQLEKEVIDIILLGPQVRYAEKQVAQQIGERDVKLDVINMSDYGLMHGGNVLAAALEKLNN; encoded by the coding sequence ATGCCAGAAAAAACAATTATGTTAGCTTGTTCAGCAGGGATGAGTACGAGTTTATTGGTTACAAAAATGCAAGCAGCTGCCAAAGAACAAGGTCTAGATGCAAAAATATACGCAGTTTCTGTTTCAGAAGTGCCACAACAATTAGAAAAAGAGGTCATCGACATTATTTTATTAGGCCCACAAGTACGTTATGCTGAAAAACAAGTAGCGCAACAAATTGGTGAACGAGATGTGAAGTTAGATGTCATCAACATGAGTGACTACGGTTTGATGCATGGCGGCAATGTTTTAGCGGCTGCTTTAGAAAAATTAAACAACTAA
- a CDS encoding GntR family transcriptional regulator: MLKYKLIADDIRHKIQSGEYKADNLLPDQVTLAEQYEVSRMTVKKAIDILAMEGLVYRKRGMGTRVLKNALWNQNDSLAIEYQGLTVQMKHKEITSKIIEFKIEFPDEALQQLLMIKETDAVYFVHRLRLVDKKAYVLEKTYFVASIVEKLVPSILEKSIYRYIKEELGLVIGGAYRKIHADIPDKYDIEYLNCKKTTPVLEVEQVVYQQNGIPFEYSKSRNRFDTRSYTISDVIKDAYK, encoded by the coding sequence ATGCTGAAATATAAACTGATAGCAGATGATATCAGGCATAAAATACAAAGCGGTGAGTATAAGGCCGATAATCTTTTGCCCGATCAAGTCACGTTAGCTGAACAATACGAAGTGAGTCGTATGACCGTGAAAAAAGCAATTGATATTTTAGCAATGGAAGGTCTTGTATATCGTAAGCGAGGTATGGGCACACGGGTACTAAAAAATGCCTTATGGAATCAAAACGATAGTTTGGCAATAGAATACCAAGGTCTAACAGTTCAGATGAAACATAAAGAAATCACCAGTAAAATCATTGAATTTAAAATTGAATTTCCCGATGAAGCACTCCAACAATTATTAATGATTAAAGAGACAGATGCCGTTTACTTTGTGCATCGTCTACGTTTAGTAGACAAAAAAGCGTATGTATTAGAAAAAACTTATTTTGTTGCAAGTATTGTTGAAAAGTTAGTGCCATCTATATTAGAAAAATCAATTTACAGATACATCAAAGAAGAACTAGGATTGGTTATTGGTGGTGCTTATCGTAAAATACACGCAGATATTCCAGACAAATATGATATTGAATATCTCAATTGTAAAAAAACAACACCGGTATTAGAAGTTGAACAAGTTGTGTATCAACAAAATGGTATCCCATTCGAATACTCAAAATCACGGAATCGTTTTGATACTAGGAGTTATACAATATCAGATGTTATAAAAGATGCCTATAAATAA
- a CDS encoding GNAT family N-acetyltransferase, protein MSEWQVKKLEEMTARELFAILYTRSEVFVVEQECVFQEPTIEDLTCLHVFKVDEKQDLVAYARIIDNEEYITFGRVITASKYRGTGEGQKLLTTVIAEINKRYPNRLVKIQAQAYLEKFYGSFGFKSVSDYYLEDDIKHIDMAK, encoded by the coding sequence ATGAGTGAATGGCAAGTTAAGAAATTAGAGGAAATGACAGCAAGAGAGCTATTTGCAATTCTCTATACACGTTCTGAAGTTTTTGTCGTTGAACAAGAGTGTGTCTTCCAAGAACCAACGATAGAGGACTTAACATGCTTACATGTATTTAAGGTAGATGAAAAGCAAGATTTAGTTGCATACGCGCGTATTATTGATAATGAGGAATATATTACATTTGGACGTGTTATCACAGCTTCGAAATATCGGGGAACGGGTGAAGGACAAAAATTATTAACAACTGTTATAGCTGAAATTAATAAACGATACCCGAATAGACTTGTTAAAATACAAGCACAAGCCTACTTGGAAAAATTTTATGGGTCTTTTGGCTTTAAATCTGTATCAGATTATTACTTAGAAGACGACATCAAACATATTGATATGGCAAAATAG
- a CDS encoding DeoR family transcriptional regulator codes for MRKILSTHDLRVLHIVEYLHLHEQPSVSEICRFFNITSKTLRTDINFINEYCMPLHITTHNFDGIFLDIPQNYTVEYLYETILSNSTEFKIIETVFFDETHTVDSLAEKL; via the coding sequence TTGAGAAAAATACTATCTACTCATGATTTACGCGTTTTGCATATTGTTGAGTACCTACATTTACATGAACAACCTTCTGTAAGTGAAATCTGTCGTTTTTTCAATATCACGTCGAAAACATTACGCACTGATATTAATTTTATAAATGAATATTGTATGCCTTTACACATTACAACCCATAATTTTGATGGTATCTTCCTGGATATACCACAAAACTATACCGTTGAATATCTTTATGAAACCATTCTTTCTAATAGTACTGAATTCAAAATAATCGAAACTGTTTTCTTTGATGAAACGCATACCGTTGACTCTTTAGCTGAAAAATTATAA
- a CDS encoding M protein trans-acting positive regulator PRD domain-containing protein, which yields MFISATKSNGHTVNFPQIEKLRIWIMVIIIRLQNGNHTDVYTPFSEDVDLSALENPLFKNLFKLTFKVELTDEVIFRLFYPFINENFAVNQETLTSMVQKKAEVAEKVTALRTLLDNIALKMNIPQPNQNEVLLNLYNISIFQYGKPYILYNRYQYFVDSIEKDYPEFIAVFKEELSKSNLGELETHTINSFAYTIFTNWQNLMLELEKLAPKMSVGLFFNTDVEHMRMLKDKITYLFNNNLESTIIMDLSLKSFTKHAQKYDIVLTNITGLHVNNVPVFCVPVFPTTKDWVVIHNYYEKNIKTSPK from the coding sequence ATGTTTATTTCAGCTACAAAGTCTAATGGTCACACAGTAAATTTCCCTCAAATTGAAAAATTACGTATTTGGATAATGGTTATTATTATTCGTCTTCAAAATGGGAATCATACCGATGTGTATACACCCTTTTCAGAGGATGTTGATTTGTCTGCACTAGAAAACCCTCTGTTTAAAAACCTTTTCAAACTAACTTTCAAAGTAGAATTAACCGACGAAGTTATCTTTCGATTGTTTTATCCTTTTATAAATGAAAATTTTGCAGTTAATCAAGAAACACTTACTTCTATGGTCCAAAAAAAGGCTGAAGTAGCGGAAAAAGTTACTGCTCTACGTACATTATTAGATAATATTGCTTTAAAAATGAATATCCCACAACCTAACCAAAATGAGGTATTACTCAACCTCTATAATATTAGTATCTTCCAATATGGGAAACCCTATATACTATACAATCGTTACCAATATTTTGTTGATAGTATTGAAAAAGATTACCCCGAATTCATCGCTGTCTTCAAAGAAGAACTTAGCAAAAGTAATTTAGGTGAATTAGAGACGCATACAATTAATTCATTTGCCTATACTATTTTTACAAATTGGCAAAATCTAATGCTTGAGCTAGAAAAATTAGCACCCAAAATGTCAGTTGGCTTATTTTTCAATACTGACGTGGAACATATGCGCATGTTAAAAGATAAAATCACATATCTTTTTAATAACAATCTCGAATCGACTATAATAATGGACCTTTCACTCAAGTCATTTACGAAACATGCTCAAAAATACGATATTGTACTGACTAATATAACTGGATTACACGTCAATAATGTGCCTGTATTTTGCGTACCTGTTTTCCCGACAACAAAAGATTGGGTAGTTATTCATAACTACTATGAAAAAAACATAAAAACCTCTCCCAAATGA
- the efp gene encoding elongation factor P, whose product MIAVSDLKAGMTFEQDGKLIKVLEASHHKPGKGNTVMRMKLKDIRSGSTIETTMRPDDKVPKAYIESKPVQYLYNQDDIEIFMDLETYDQYEIPTTIVEDEMLYILENMEVKIQFYGTEVIGVTLPKTVELKVVETQPSIKGATATGSGKPAKMETGLTVNVPDFIEAGEVLEVNTADGSYLKRAAK is encoded by the coding sequence ATGATAGCAGTGAGCGATCTTAAAGCAGGTATGACATTTGAACAAGATGGTAAATTAATCAAAGTATTGGAAGCAAGTCATCATAAACCAGGTAAAGGTAACACAGTAATGCGTATGAAACTGAAAGATATCCGTTCAGGTTCTACAATTGAAACAACAATGCGTCCAGATGATAAAGTGCCAAAAGCATACATTGAATCAAAACCAGTTCAATACTTATACAACCAAGATGACATTGAGATTTTTATGGATTTAGAAACATATGACCAATACGAAATTCCAACTACAATCGTTGAAGATGAAATGCTTTATATCTTAGAAAACATGGAAGTTAAAATCCAATTTTATGGGACTGAAGTAATTGGTGTGACGTTACCAAAAACAGTTGAATTAAAAGTTGTTGAAACACAACCTTCAATTAAAGGTGCGACAGCAACAGGTTCAGGTAAACCAGCTAAGATGGAAACTGGCTTAACAGTTAACGTTCCTGATTTCATTGAAGCAGGCGAAGTGTTAGAAGTTAACACAGCTGATGGTTCGTATTTGAAACGTGCGGCTAAATAA